A segment of the Chitinivibrionales bacterium genome:
GCGGAATATCGTTGCAGATCGAGCCAGAGGTGGTTTCCGGCGCCGGTAAACGTTTCTTCGGACTTTTCAAAGAGTGTTTTCCAGTCTTTCTGACCAATCAATCCTTCAAGAAAGGCTTTCTGCTGGGCATTGGGTCCTTGGAGCTGCGTTTTGCCGTCGGATGCCGGAGGTGCATTCTCCATCAGATCCCACCTGAGTGAACGCATAAGACGGTATCCCATTATTTTTACGGGCTCTTTTTCAATAAGAAACCGGGCAAGTTTTTTTCCTTCAGTCTGGGCCTGCTTTGGCGTCTCATAGGCCTGAGCTTGATTCTGGGCAGGTTGTTGCTGTGACTGCTCGGCTTTGGGCTTCGGCTTACAAGCCTTTTCCCAGGACTGGGCTTTTTTAAAGAGATTCGATGGAAAGGGAGAACCATCGGGAAATTTTGATTCCAGAATACTTTTCAGTTTTGTAAGCGATTCAACAAGCCGCGTTATGTGTTCATAGTCGCTTTCGGTGGGCTTTTTCTGATTACAGAATTCGGTATATCGCTCTTCTGAAATCCATTTAATTGCCAGCCCTTTGGCCCGCGGGCGAGCAGGGAAACAATTATCATAATCCTGTTCTGTAAGTGATGTCATGCCCTCAAACAGATCTGCAAATGCTTCCCACTGTTCGTCACGAAGCAACGCAAAGCTTAAAAAGGCCATCACCCGCAGATCCTTTGATTTTTCGGCCAGGATTTTCCTGCTGTTATTTATGATCAATTCATAATCGATCCCTCCAAGTTTCCCTATTTCACTCTTGAGGGCATCGAAATCGGTATCGTAATTGACATTCTCTCCCATGGGATTATCTCCGGGTATGGGAGATTTGATTATTTCGAGCAGGTCGGAAATATGCTTCTCCTAGGCTAAGAATTTTCGGGATAGGCATCCACAAAAATCTGCAATCCACTACAATATAATAATTCACTTAATAAAGGGGCTATAGTTTTCTATTTTGCCAATAATTTTTTGTTTACCCGTCCCAAGCCCTTTGAGAAGGAGCGGGTGAGGACCAATAAAAATCGGTGGCAGAAAGACATGCTCAAATCAAATCACGGAAATTGGCGGCGGGGAACCGCCCGTGTTAGAGGTTTTCCATGCGGAGCATATCTTTCCTTTTGTTGATATACTTTTCGAAATCAAGGGAGGTAAGCGAAAGCATATAATCGAAACGCTTGTCTGCAGCCGATACATTAACCGAGAAAATTACCCGGGTTTTAGGGAAATCCCACCGTGCATAGGCTGAAGTAATGATACGTTTATAATATTCCGAAGGATGGTAGCGCAGATTCCAGCGCTCCTTCTGAATGTATCGATCGGTGTTCAGAAATATCTTCCGTGGATCGAGTCCCTTGAACACCGGTTGTTTTTTACCATATTTCTTGCGTAATAAATCATAAATATCATGAACAAAGGTCAGCGACTGATCCCGGATATGCCGGTAATACTCATCCACGCTGCGAAAAACATTGTAATTGAAATCATAGGATGCCAGGTGGTCAAAATCAAAAACGACCGTTACCTGAAAAAATCGGTCTTCCACAAAAAAGTAGCGGATTTCCGCCGGATATCCGGCAATATCAGCACTGCTGGAATAGACCGAAAGATTCAATTCTTCGGGAAAATCGGTTTCGAGCTGAACCT
Coding sequences within it:
- the tssA gene encoding type VI secretion system protein TssA; the protein is MGENVNYDTDFDALKSEIGKLGGIDYELIINNSRKILAEKSKDLRVMAFLSFALLRDEQWEAFADLFEGMTSLTEQDYDNCFPARPRAKGLAIKWISEERYTEFCNQKKPTESDYEHITRLVESLTKLKSILESKFPDGSPFPSNLFKKAQSWEKACKPKPKAEQSQQQPAQNQAQAYETPKQAQTEGKKLARFLIEKEPVKIMGYRLMRSLRWDLMENAPPASDGKTQLQGPNAQQKAFLEGLIGQKDWKTLFEKSEETFTGAGNHLWLDLQRYSATACKELGESNAAIRDIILIETAVLLKRIPTLVELAFTDGTPFCDDTTKSWIKSEVMSALSGGKGGDNDGDEDDDEDILEKEKREAQSLAATGKVDKALELLQNGIRSSSCEEDNFNRSILMGQLLLKGKQPDIAVSILEALDEKIDTYHLHLWNPDLAVEAWAVLVQALKVGRANKPQNQQVEMTTKLNDTVKKISQINPTKAFTLNK